From one Lolium rigidum isolate FL_2022 chromosome 4, APGP_CSIRO_Lrig_0.1, whole genome shotgun sequence genomic stretch:
- the LOC124650159 gene encoding probable calcium-binding protein CML8 isoform X2, which produces MTSYYRGQEASAGMPGGYRKERGGRKRLTAQKRKEIKEAFDLFDTDGSGTIDPRELNVAMRALGFEMTPEQINQMIAEVDKDGSGTIDLDEFVHMMTDKMGERDARDELHKAFRIIDQDGNGKISDVDIQRLAIEAGEHFTLDEVREMIQAADENGDGEIDMEEFMKMMKRTNFGTGF; this is translated from the exons ATG ACGAGCTATTACAGAGGCCAGGAGGCTTCCGCTGGCATGCCCGGTGGCTACAGGAAAGAAAGGGGCGGCCGCAAGCGTCTGACGGCGCAGAAGAGGAAAGAAATCAAAGAAGCCTTTGATCTCTTCGACACCGATGGCTCCG GCACCATTGATCCCAGGGAGCTCAACGTTGCGATGAG AGCTTTGGGGTTCGAGATGACACCTGAG caaATCAACCAGATGATTGCGGAGGTGGACAAGGACGGCAGCGGGACGATCGACCTGGACGAGTTCGTGCACATGATGACGGACAAGATGGGCGAGAGGGACGCCCGGGACGAGCTGCACAAGGCCTTCCGGATCATCGACCAGGACGGAAAC GGGAAGATTTCAGACGTGGATATCCAGCGGCTCGCCATCGAGGCCGGCGAGCACTTCACGCTCGATGAGGTCAGGGAGATGATCCAAGCCGCGGACGAAAACG GTGACGGTGAGATCGACATGGAGGAgttcatgaagatgatgaagcggACGAACTTCGGGACCGGGTTTTAG
- the LOC124650159 gene encoding probable calcium-binding protein CML8 isoform X1 yields MTSYYRGQEASAGMPGGYRKERGGRKRLTAQKRKEIKEAFDLFDTDGSGTIDPRELNVAMRALGFEMTPEVDIKLYSSGGTVVIEIVLAWSTLYSLFFFVRVCVCVQQINQMIAEVDKDGSGTIDLDEFVHMMTDKMGERDARDELHKAFRIIDQDGNGKISDVDIQRLAIEAGEHFTLDEVREMIQAADENGDGEIDMEEFMKMMKRTNFGTGF; encoded by the exons ATG ACGAGCTATTACAGAGGCCAGGAGGCTTCCGCTGGCATGCCCGGTGGCTACAGGAAAGAAAGGGGCGGCCGCAAGCGTCTGACGGCGCAGAAGAGGAAAGAAATCAAAGAAGCCTTTGATCTCTTCGACACCGATGGCTCCG GCACCATTGATCCCAGGGAGCTCAACGTTGCGATGAG AGCTTTGGGGTTCGAGATGACACCTGAGGTAGATATCAAATTGTATAGTTCAGGAGGTACAGTAGTAATTGAGATCGTTCTTGCTTGGAGCACACTTTATTCCCTTTTCTTCTTTgtccgtgtgtgtgtgtgtgtgcagcaaATCAACCAGATGATTGCGGAGGTGGACAAGGACGGCAGCGGGACGATCGACCTGGACGAGTTCGTGCACATGATGACGGACAAGATGGGCGAGAGGGACGCCCGGGACGAGCTGCACAAGGCCTTCCGGATCATCGACCAGGACGGAAAC GGGAAGATTTCAGACGTGGATATCCAGCGGCTCGCCATCGAGGCCGGCGAGCACTTCACGCTCGATGAGGTCAGGGAGATGATCCAAGCCGCGGACGAAAACG GTGACGGTGAGATCGACATGGAGGAgttcatgaagatgatgaagcggACGAACTTCGGGACCGGGTTTTAG